A genomic stretch from Candidatus Zixiibacteriota bacterium includes:
- a CDS encoding DUF3179 domain-containing protein: MFKSILMLISAASIALTSGCSDQSGTNSGQLSGEWLIPLDEVFDGGPGKDGIPALSNPNLIDAAQASFLGSNDLVLGVSLHGEQRAYPHPILDWHEIMNDEIQNSFFAVTYCPLTGSGIVWDRSLSGTVTTFGVSGLLYNTNLIPYDRASGSNWSQMKLLSVNGNLAGKSAELFPVVETGWDTWKKMYPQAPVVSTNTGYSRSYGRYPYGDYRTNDNRLLFPVDNDDGRLDRKERVLGVIVGSTSKVYPINQFPADISVVTDTINGRSHVVVGSSRLNFAVAFQDQTSDGTRLSFSPLQDELPSIMIDDEGTTWDVFGYGISGPRAGEQLTQSRSFVAYWFAWAAFYPGAAIHP, encoded by the coding sequence ATGTTTAAGTCAATTCTCATGTTGATATCAGCCGCTTCGATTGCCCTCACCTCTGGTTGCAGTGATCAATCCGGCACCAACTCCGGGCAACTGTCCGGAGAATGGTTGATACCTCTGGATGAGGTCTTCGACGGCGGCCCCGGTAAGGACGGCATTCCGGCACTAAGCAATCCCAACTTGATCGACGCCGCCCAGGCGAGTTTTCTGGGTTCCAATGATCTGGTGCTCGGGGTTAGCCTGCATGGTGAGCAAAGAGCCTATCCGCACCCTATTTTGGACTGGCATGAGATTATGAACGACGAGATTCAGAACAGTTTCTTCGCCGTCACCTATTGCCCCCTGACCGGATCGGGCATTGTCTGGGATCGTAGTTTGAGCGGTACGGTGACCACCTTTGGCGTTTCCGGACTGCTTTACAACACCAACCTCATTCCCTACGACCGCGCCTCCGGCAGCAACTGGTCACAGATGAAACTACTCTCGGTAAACGGCAATCTCGCCGGAAAGTCAGCCGAGTTATTCCCGGTGGTAGAGACCGGCTGGGATACCTGGAAGAAAATGTACCCACAGGCGCCCGTTGTTTCCACCAATACCGGCTACAGCCGTTCCTACGGTCGCTACCCTTACGGAGACTATCGCACCAATGACAATCGTTTGCTGTTTCCGGTGGACAACGATGACGGACGATTGGATCGCAAGGAGCGTGTGCTGGGCGTGATTGTCGGGTCCACCAGCAAGGTTTATCCGATAAACCAATTCCCCGCTGATATCTCAGTCGTCACCGACACCATTAATGGCCGGTCGCATGTGGTGGTAGGCAGTTCCCGGCTGAACTTCGCCGTGGCTTTTCAAGATCAAACCTCCGACGGCACCCGGCTTAGTTTCAGTCCCCTACAGGACGAACTCCCGTCGATAATGATCGACGACGAGGGAACCACCTGGGACGTTTTCGGCTATGGTATCTCGGGTCCACGAGCGGGGGAACAGTTGACACAGTCGCGTTCGTTTGTTGCATACTGGTTCGCCTGGGCTGCTTTTTACCCGGGTGCAGCTATCCACCCATAA
- a CDS encoding sigma-70 family RNA polymerase sigma factor: MDTDKKETTQTHSKAGPESARAGLSDPREWVASYGDYLYRFALLRLRDPQLAEDAVQETLLAALKARTSFQGHSTERTWLTGILKRKIIDSFRRMGKEMDLGAEDRTTVESTEPQRPGEWLIDPQDPTERHEFWTYLNACLDRLPQKPAILFVLREVEQMPVEEICNVMGVSPTNLRVSLHRARKQLRNCLEQQWMELNKVKP, translated from the coding sequence ATGGACACCGACAAAAAAGAGACAACTCAGACCCACTCCAAGGCAGGACCTGAATCGGCCAGGGCCGGGCTGTCCGATCCGCGTGAATGGGTCGCCTCGTATGGCGACTACCTGTATCGTTTCGCGCTGCTGCGCTTGCGCGATCCACAACTTGCCGAGGATGCAGTACAGGAGACTCTTCTGGCTGCATTAAAGGCCCGGACTTCGTTCCAAGGGCATTCGACCGAACGCACCTGGCTTACCGGTATTCTGAAACGGAAAATCATCGATAGTTTTCGACGCATGGGCAAAGAGATGGACCTCGGGGCGGAAGACAGGACCACAGTAGAGTCAACCGAGCCCCAAAGACCGGGGGAGTGGTTGATCGATCCGCAGGACCCAACCGAGCGCCACGAGTTTTGGACATACCTCAACGCGTGTCTGGATCGATTGCCTCAGAAACCAGCGATATTGTTTGTTCTGCGCGAAGTGGAACAAATGCCGGTCGAAGAAATCTGTAACGTTATGGGGGTTAGTCCGACCAATCTGCGAGTTAGCCTACACCGTGCCCGAAAGCAGTTAAGAAACTGTTTGGAACAACAATGGATGGAACTAAATAAAGTCAAACCATGA